TGGTCTAGAACATCGGCCGGTGGCAGACGGGCAGCGCGTGGCCGGAATCTATCGGCGTAACGTCATGCTCGCCAGTGGGCGTTACGCGATGCTCGATGACGGCATAGGTTTCTCGCTGGTGCCTTGGAAGCCAGTGATCGAACAGCGACTGGGTCAACAGCTAGCCGCCACGGTACGCGGCGGTAGTGTGTCTTGGGAGATCGGACGCCAACGCGGGCCTGCAGTTGGATAGACTCCTACACGCCACACTCTACCTCAGGGGCACAAACGCCGCTTCAGTTCGTCTAGTAACCACCGCCCGGCGACCCCAGGAGCATGGTCGCGTCGATGGGCTGCATAGATCGTCACTCCATCACGAGGGGTTGGATCGTTTTCAATCTCGATACGAGCTAGATGTCCGGCAGCAATGGGATCGCTGACGAGATGGCCGGGCATACGGCACCATCCAAGGCCTGCAAGAAGAAAATCCGAGCGCCTCCCGAGATCGACGAAGCGCCACAACTTGGCGCTTGATAGCCCATAAGATGCACCGCCGGGGTCAACCGGGTCAGAGAGCACGAGTTGGGTATGCGATTCAAGATCGCTTCGCGTTGCCGGCCTTCCAAGTGAGGCCAGTGGATGTTCGGGCGCGACGACCGGGATCATCTCAATGCGCAGCAGGGGATATGCGACGACGTCCTCGGGTACGGCGGGAAGTAGCAGGCAAATGGCCAGCGCGGCAGAATCATTGCGCAGACGACGCAGGGCACCACCAAGACCCTCTGTCCTGAAGCTGACGGGAAGGTCGGGATAGCTGCTGCGCAGCGCGTGCAGGCTATCGATAAGCGGTGCGGTCGGCACCAGTGGATCAATCGCAAGAGCGAGTTCGGCTTCCAGTCCTGCCCGGTTGCTTGCCGCAACTGCCTCGAAGCGCGCTGCGCTGGCCAGCACTAGGCGCGCCTGCTGGACAAGTACTTGTCCAATATCCGTGAGTTGCGGTCGATGACCGCTTCGGTCGAACAGTCGGACGCCTTGCATCTCCTCAAGGGTGGCGACCGCTTGGCTGACGGCCGATTGAACACGACGAAGCTTCCGGGCCGCAGCCGAAAAGCTACCCATGTCCGCAATTGTCACCAACACACGCAGGTGATCCAGGCTAAGAGTGCCAAGCGCCATGCATCATATAATGAGATGGAAAGTATCTAAATTATATCACTTTTCAAGATGTTCGGCCGCCCCCAATATCTGTGCATGCAACCAACATTTTTCCTCAACCACGGCGGCGGCCCTTGCTTCTTTCTTGAGCCCGGCCCGGTGCGCGCCGACTGGAACGAGCTAGAGGCGTATCTGATGAATTTCGCCAGCACACTGTCGGAACGTCCGTCCTCTATCCTTGTCGTCTCTGGACACTGGGAGGAGGTGCGTCCGACCGTAAATGTAGGCGCTGCCCCATCTTTGCTTTTCGATTACGACGGGTTTCCCGACTACACTTACCAACTGACATGGCCTGCCCGCGGCGCACCAGAGCTTGCGACCCGTGTCCGCGAATTGCTCGGTGCCGCTGGCGTGGCAAGCGCCGTAAATGACCGACGCGGCTGGGATCACGGCGTGTTCGTCCCTCTGAAGGTCATGTTTCCGACCGCTGACATTCCCGTCCTGCAGCTTTCGATGCAGCGCGGACTTGACCCGTCTGCCCACCTCGCTATTGGTCGCGCTTTGAAGCCGCTGCGCGACGAGGGCGTGCTCATCGTCGGCAGCGGGCAGGCCTACCACAACATGCGTGGCTTTTCGGGATATGGTCGCTCGGACCCTGGCGCAGAAGCATTTGACGCCTGGTTGCGTACTGCGATGCTGGATGGCGCCACTCGCGATCGCGCGTTGATGCACTGGGAACAAGCTCCCGGTGCGCGCGATGCTCAGCCCCACGAAGACCACTTGCTTCCGCTGATGGTCGCCGCCGGGGCGGCGTCCGGCAAACCGGGACATATCGACTTTCATGGCCAAGCGATTGGAAAGCCTATATCCGGCTTTCGCTTCGGCTGACATCCACCTCGGCAATCGAAGAGATTTCCATGACCAAACTACTAGTTGTTGAAACCAGTCCTCGCGGCGATTCTTCCATATCGCGCAACATGACGCGCCACTTCGTGGCGCATTGGCAGGCCGCACACCCGGACAGTGAGATCGTTGAGCGCGATCTTGCGAAAACAGATCTTGCCTTCATCACGGCGCCTTGGTTGCAGGCATACTTCACGCCGCCCGGGGAGCAATCGGCCGAAATGAAGGAAGCGTTGCACCTCTCCGATGAACTGGTCGCCGAACTGCTGGCCGCTGACGAAATCGTCATTTCCACTCCGGTGCACAACTACAACATCCCAGCCTCGCTCAAGGCTTGGGTCGATTACATCGTGCGCAAGGGCATGACACTGGGCTTTGACGGTAAGGGTATGGTCAGCGGCAAAAAGGCCACTGTGTTGCTGGCATCCGGCGGCGTGTACACCGAAGGTTCACCCATCCGCGATCGCGACATCGCACGGCATTACTTGAATTTGATCCTCAGCGTGATCGGGATCACGGATGTGACGATCATCGCGGGTGGCGGCGCCAAGGTGGTCGATCTTGGCGAAGAGTCGATGAATAGTTTCATCGGGAAACTTGACTCCAGTCTCAAGCAAGCGGCCGCCTGAAACCACCCGCTGCCCGACATGGAAAATCCGGGCGGTCTGGCGTGCAGATCAAATATATCCAGGGGCTGTCGTAGATAAGGCTAAATTCCAGCCCACTCCTTCAGCGTCTTGAGTTGTTGTTTGTGGGCTCCGTAGTCGAAGCGGAGCTCGCATTCTTAGAGGAACAGAGGGAAGTTGTCCTTTGGGATTCCATTATATTTGCGAAGTACCCGCCTAGCCTGGTTCCAGAAGTTCTCGACGTTGTTGATGTGGTTGCGGCCACGGGCGAACTCCTTGGAGTGGTTGATGCGAACGTGGTGGAACTGACTGACGTCCAACGCCTCATAGCTGCCGAAGCTGTCGGTATAGACGATGCTATCCGGTGCCATTTTCAGCTGGATTGCTGGCACCAGTGTGGGCCGCGCATTGTTATCGCGCGCAATCTGCTGGTAACCCTGCACGAGCGAGAGATGGCGCAGGCCGCGCAGGACATCGCAGATGAAACAGACTTGGAGCATCGTTCCGTGGTCGATGGGCAGCGCGTGACTGGCCTTTACCGACGCAGTGCCATGCTTGCCAGCGGGTGCTATGCGATGCTTGATGACGGTATGGAGTTCATGCCTGGTGCCGTGGAAGCCGGTGATCGAAGCGCGACAACTGCATACTGTCACGGTGCGTAGCAATGGCGTGTCATGGGACATTGGACGGCATCGCGATCCGGTCGTTGTATAATAAACAGCGTGAATACACTATAATTTAAGAACCTAATTTTAGGTTCATCGCGGAATGCCGGAGAACGCGGCGCGGATTTTCAGGAAGAAATACTCCTGATCCCCGTAGCCGTAAGCCCGGCGTTTGATGACCTTGATGGTGTTGTTGATGCCCTCGACGATGCTGGTGTTGAGCGGATGCCGGCAGCGGGACAGGATGCCGTGCAGGTAGACCGAAAGCCGTTGGGCAAACAGGGCCAGCGCGGCGATCCCGCTGCGTTGAGCCTGCTCAAGCCAGTGATCCCAGGCTTGCCGAGTCCAGCCCGGACGTCGGTAAAACCACAACCGCTTTAGCTCGTCGCGCATGAGATAGGCCATGAGCAGTGGCTGGTTGGCATCCAGAAGCTCGTTCAGTTGCACTGTCTGTCGGCGGTCCAGGTTTTCCCGGTTGCGCAAAAGGAGCCATCGGCTCGACTTGATGACCCGGCGTGCGGGCTTGTCCTGTCGCAGTTTGTTCGCCTGATCGACCCGGACTCGATCAATGACTTCCCGACCGTACTTGGCCACGACGTGGAACAGGTCGTAGACGATTTCGGCGTTGGGACAGTTGGCCTTGATCTCCAGCTCGTAAGCGGTCGTCATGTCGATCGCTTCGGCGCGGATCTGGGCGGCGACTCCTTCAGGAAGCTGCTCAAAGAAGGCTCGCGCGGTGTCGCGCGACCGGCCGTTGCCCAGCCACAGCACCTGACGGCTGATCGGATCGACGACCACCGTGGCATAGCGATGACCCTTGTGCAGGGCGAATTCATCCATCGCCAGATAGTGGATCTGGCTCCAGTCCGGTTCCTGGACGGCCTCGCGCAGGAGGGCCTTATCCAGTGACTTAACTGTGTGCCATCCCAACTGGAAGAAGCGCGCCACGGCGAGGATATTGCTCGAAAGAAGCAACTGGCTCACCGCTTCGGCAAGCCGGTTCGTCACGCGCTGATAGCGCCCCAACCAGCTGAGCTTCTCAAGCCGCGGGCCACCGCAGTGGTCGCACCAGACCCGTCGTCGTGGCACGACCAGGGCGACACGAAGAGCCATCAGCGGCAGATCTCGAACCCGACGAATCGTAGTCTCATGCACTTGCCTGCATCGACTGCCGCAGTGCTCGCAATACATGGTCCGCGTCGAAGGCTGGAGGAAAATGGTCACCGTCCGGCTATCGCCTTCAGGCCATGCCACTCGTTCAAGCCGATAGCCTTCCCATCCGCCTAGCTTCTCGATCGTCTTCCGATCCAGCATCACCTTACCCTCAAGCCCGAGAGATCGAGTCTCAAAGGTATGTTGGACTACGAAAAGGCTCCACGGTTATCTGCGGAGAACCAAAAATTGGCCCCGACACCTTTTTGCTGCACGTCTACAGCGCTCGCTTGGCGCTCTAACTTATTAGTACGACTTCAAGTCTGGCAACGCGCGTAAGCGGGCTATGTCTCGTGCCGGCGGTTCTCCGAAGTGACGGCGATATTCGCGATTAAACTGCGTTGGGCTTTCGTAACCCACGCGGAAGGCGGCAGTGGTGACGTCGAGGTCATGAACCAGCATCAGGCTGCGTGCGTCTTGCAGTCTGAGCTGCTTCTGGAACTGCAGCGGCGTCATCGCCGTCACGGCGCGAAAATGTTCATGTAAGCTCGACGGACTCATGCCTACTTCCATGGCAAGCCGCTTGATGCTAAACGGTTCCCGGAAGTGCTTCCCGATCCAAGCGATGGCGCGTCCGACCTGCGCCACCGGACCCTGGCTGGAGACAATGTGTCGCATCCTGGCACCCTCAGTACCGGCGAGCAGGTGATACAAAATTTCCTGCTCGGCAAGCGGTCCGAGCACTGGCAGCGCAGCCGGTGCATCGAGCAGTCGCAGCAGGCGTAACGCTGCGTCGAGTAGAGCAGCGCTGGCGTCGGACACCGTTTTGCCTATCGGCTGGGATGGCGCTCCCGGCATTGGCTGCACGCGCGCCGCCAGGTCGCCCAGCATCACCGGATCGAAATCGAGATACAGGCAGAGGTAGGGCTCGTTAGGTGTCGCCTTGACCACATGACCAACCACCGGTAGGTCGTAGGTCACTACCCCATAGCGGCCGGGCGCGTATTTGAAGGTGTGGTCACCCAGCGTCACCTCCTTGTGTCCCTGCGCGACGAGGCATAGTTGCGGCCGGTAAACATTCGGCATCGGCATCGTCACTGTGGAGGATCGAACAAGTGTCACGCGTTCTATCAGAGTGGCATTGAAGCCATCCTTCGAGACGTTTCTTGCAATTATTTTTGCAATTTCCACTATTTTTTCCATAGTTGAGACTATTGCATGAGTGTGCAGCCGAGGCAATTCGAACCGAGGCACTTAGAGTATTAGGCAGCAATTTCGGCGCATTAGGCTAACGCCTGGGCGGCGGCGCACGTCACAGTTTCGGCTGCATCTGGGGCACAGCAAAGCTAGCCGCAGAACTCATTAACCGGAGCAAACATGACCAACGGAAATCTGAAGATCCCCACGGTCGCATTGGGCACGTGGGCCTGGGGCGACAGCGGCGAGGTGGGCACTGGCTATTTCGGCAGCAGCCTCACTCAAGTCGGCCTGGAAGAAATCGCCGACAGGGCGCATACAGCCGGGTTCAGTCTCTGGGATACCGCCGTTGTGTATGGCGCTGGCCGTTCAGAGAACGTACTTGGGGAGATCCTAAAGCGCCTCGCACGCAGCGACTACCAACTCTCAACGAAGTTCACCCCGCAGGCCGCGGGAATCGGCGCCTATCCGGTAGCAGAAATGCTAGAGCAGAGCCTTGCCCGCCTCGGCACCGACTACATCGACCTTTACTGGATTCACAATCCGGCGGACGTGCCGCGGTGGACGCCGCACTTGATCCCGCTGTTGAAGAGCGGAAAGGTCAAACATGTCGGAGTCTCAAATCACAACCTAAGTGAAATTGAGCTTGCCAACCGAATTCTCGGAGAGGCCGGGTTTCGGGTTGAAGCCGTTCAGAACCACTATAGCCTCCTCTACCGCAGCGCAGAGCGCGCTGGGATCCTGAACTACTGCCGCAAACAGGACATCCCATTCTTCGCTTACATGGTGCTTGAACAAGGTGCCCTGAGCGGTGGATACGGTCCGGAGAACCCGCTGCCAGCAGGTAGCAACCGCGCGGAAACGTACAACGGCATGCTGCCTCAGTTGAAGGCACTGACGGACAAACTCGCCTTGATCGGTCAGATGCAGGGTGCAGCAGCTCCCGATGTCGCAACGGCTTGGGCTATCGCCAAGGGGGCGACGCCTATCGTCGGCGTTACTAAGCCACATCATGTTGATGGTCTGGTCCGAGCTGGCCGGATCACGCTCAGCCCAGATGAAATTGCAGAACTAGAAGGTCTCGCCGACGCGGCTGAAGTGGACACCCGTGGCTGGTGGGAACAAAGGATGTAAGCCAAGGAAGCGCCAGTCCAAGTCCTCGGCTCGCCGAAATGGAGCAACCTGCGGGACAGTTGTCTTGTATCAGGGCTGACTTCTTCCCGGGCACAGAGTGGTCGCCGGCCTTCGCATGGCCTTGAAAAGTGGGAGTACTGAAATGGTCTAGGGTGCGTTAACACTATTGTCAATTGAAACTGTTTCCAGGAAACTTGTTTCCAGCAAAATCCTGGCATGGGAATCACACCAGAGCAATTCGCCAAGATCGAGCACTGTCTGCCTATCCAACGCGGCAACGTCAGCTTGAGCAACCTACAGGTGGCCAACTCCATCCTGTACGTGACTGAACATGGCCGCAGGTGGCGGAGCCTGCCCAAGTGGAGTTGCCCCTGCATGACCGGACACGGTCTCCCACTTAGTTAGAATTGACGTGCAGCCCTTGAGCCGACCGCCTGAACATTCTCGGCGATTTGATCTTGAGCGCCGCGTGGGCATGCACCTCGTTGTAGTGCTTGAAGGCCGAGGGAAGCTGCGCGATAGCCGATGCGGCATTGCTGCGGTCCATCCTCCTGACGTAATCCCGTTTGAAGGTTTTGACAAAGCTCTCGGCCATGCCGTTGGATTGCGGGCTGCTGATCGGTGTGGACAGTGGCACCCTGCCGATTTCCCTGGCAAAGCGCTGCGTCTGGCGAGCCACGTAGGGCGAGCCGTTGTCTGTCAGCCATTCGATGGGCTTGGGCAGCAACCGGTCGCCGAACCTGGCCTCCACCGACTCCACATGAGGTCGCACACCATTGCCGCATCGATGCCACCTATGGTGGCCACGCAGCCAATGGCTTCGCGGTCGCAGCAGTCCAGGCTGAAGGCCACGCGCACCTTCTGCCTGTTGTCGCACGTGATCTCGAAGTCGCCGGAGCACCAGCGCAGGTAGCTGTTGTCGACCGACACCCTGCCGTTGAGTCCCCGCGTGTCTGCGGGCCTGCCGGTATGGCGCTGCAGAAGCAGGCCATGCTCGCGCATGACACGGTAAACCCGTTTGACATTGACTCCTAGCTCCCTGTTGGCCTGGCGGCGTCGGATGTGCATTATCTTTTTACTCGACTAAGTAACACTAGTCCGAGCAGAGCGCAGATGCCGGCCGCGAAAAAACCGGTGCCGTAACCTCGTGCATTGATTGCCAATCCTATGGCAGGCCCGGTCAAGGCATACGAAGCGTCCTGAAAGCCTGAGTAATAGCCCATTGCCGTACCGCGTTCATGCGTACTACAACATCCTGTTGCTATTGCTCCGAGCGCGGGAAAAGTAAGTGAGCAACTACCGCCGATTATTGCGGTAGACAGTAGAGCCCAATACTGATTAGGAGCGACCGCGAGTAGCGTTAATCCAAGGGCTTGAAAAGATAATGATGCAGCTGCTAGACGAACCAGCCCTGAGCCTTGCAATAGATGCCCCAAGCTTACTCGAATAAGCACAAACGATACGCCAAAAAGCGATAAAGCCCATGTCACCAAGGGCCAGCCCGATTGTGAAAAATAAAGTGACACGAATGCTTCAATGGAAACAAATCCCACACCATGAAGGAAAAGCACGGAGCCCGGAAGCAGCACTTTGCCAAATACTCTTGTTCCAATAGTTTTTTGCTCAGTCTTAGGTGCTATATCAGACACGCGCAACAGCGTCACGACTGGAATAATGGGCAGGGCTATGATAAGGCCCGCTACGGCTGGAAGTCCCAAATATTGGAAAATAAGGATTCCTGCAGGAGCACCGCAAGCTACCGCCCCATAGATAGATATCCCGGTCATAGAGAGCACTCTCGCCGTACTAGATTCACCGAGTTTATCGATTGCCCACATGATGGCCGCTGTGGCTAAAGTGCCGACAGCCACACCCTGTACTACACGTGCGAAAATAAGGGTCGGCACCGCAAGTTCGGAGTTGTAGGGGGATATGCCCAGCAAGAGCCCATAGGACATCAAACCTACTAAACTGGCGAGCACGCATCGACGCAATCCTGCTTGCAGCAACCTGCCGACAAAAATGCGGCTTAGTAGTGATGCCAGGAACTGACTGCCTATCACCAGCCCCACAATGGTGTCATCTGCCGCTAAATCCTTGGTAATGAATAGCGGCAAAGCACCTAGTGAGAGGCCAACAAGAAAAAAACAAATGATTACGGCGCATTGGATACGCGCTACGTCGAAACGGGGGGATGCGTGGGATAACATTCGGGACCCTAATGCAACACAGGGACGCGAATAGACATAAGCGCGCCCTGCTAAAGTTAAGCAGTGCGCGTTGGTTAACGTTAACGCCTACGATTTCATCTTAAGCAGCTTCAAATTGAGAGCCGCTACTATGAACTCATTCAGGATACCACGTGGCCCGGCGAGTAGAAAGGCGCACGAAAACTGTCGCCGAAACGTCATCCGCAGCGATGCCGTGGGCGCTGGGCGGAGTTGTGGTAAATCTGCTGCACAAGCCCATCTACAAAGCTCGATCTACGAATGACTGTCGACGGCAGCTGTATCGCATGCGCGCAGATTCCCCCTGGCGAGGCCTGTCAGAAGTTTTCAGGTCTTCGGAAGCTGGAGCAAAATCTACAAACGCTTCAACGCGTAGTTAACTCTTGCAGGTGGCCCAAGGTGCGTATTTCAGCCCATCGTGGACGGCGTTTCAGGCTGATCGTGGACGCCGTTTCAACGTGATCGTGGACGGCATGTCAAACTGATCGTGGACGCTGTTTCAGCGCGATCGTGGACGATTTGGGGAGCGCGCAAGTGATCTTTTGACCGGGCGTCAAGCTCATCGCCTTTTGCGGTGAAGCCTGATGCCCACGAACAGAATCACGATGCGCCGAATCCGAGAGACATTGCGCCTGCACCTGCAGGCAGACCTGAGCTACAACGAGATCGGCCGAGCGCTCAAGATCTCCAAGAGCGTGGCGGGCAAGTACGTCTCGCTCGCCCGCGCCGCGGGCATCGACTGGGTGGTGGCTCAGACGCTCACCGACGAGGAGCTTGAATCCCGGCTGTATCGACCGGCGTTGCCCCGCTCCAGCCACCAACTCAGTCCCGACTTCGCGCTCGTCCATCAGGAACTCAAGCGCGCCGGTGTCACCCTGCAGCTGTTGTGGGAGGAGTACGCCCGCAGCCTCGTCGGGGCGGGCCAGCAGGCCTACAAGTACACGAGCTTCTGCGTGAAGTACCGGGCGTGGGCGCTCGGGCTGAAGCGGTCCATGCGCCAGACCCACATCGCCGGCGAGAAGCTGTTCGTCGACTACGCCGGCCAGACCGTTGCGCTCATCGACGCGGCCACCGGCGAGATCGCCGCCGCGCAGATCTTTGTGGCCACGCTCGGCGCGTCCAACTACACCTACGCCTGCGCCACCGCGCGTCAGACCACCGCAGACTGGATCGGCGCCCAGGTGCGTGCGCTGGAATTCTTCGGCGGCGTGCCGCGCTTGATCGTGCCCGATCAGGCCCGCGCGTTGATCAAGAGTCCAGATCGCTACGACCCCGAACCCAATCGCCTATACGACGAGTTCGCCACCCATTACGGCTGTGCGTTGCTCGCAGCACGCCCGGCCCATCCTCGCGACAAGCCGAAGGTCGAGAACGCGGTGCTCGTGGTCGAGAGATGGATTCTGGCGCGCCTGCGCAACCGGCGCTTCTTCAGCCTGGACGAACTCAACCGGGCGATCGCCGCGCTGCTGGTCGATCTGAACCAGCGCCCCTTCAAGAAGCTGCCCGGCTGCCGGCGCAGCGCCTTCGAGACGCTGGACGCGCCCGCGCTGCGGCCACTGCCGGCCCAGCGCTTCGAGGCGTGCCTGTGGAAGAGCGCCAAGGTGAACATCGACTACCACGTCGAGTTCGACGGTCACTACTACAGCGTGCCGCACGCCCTCGTGCGCACCACCGTCGAGCTGCGCGTCAGCGCCAGCCTGGTGGAGTGCTTCGCTGCCAACCAGCGCGTGGCCTGCCATGCGCTGAGTCACCGCAAGGGCGCACACACGACCATCGCCGAGCACATGCCGGCGTCGCACCGCGCCCACCTGGAGTGGACGCCCCAGAAGCTGATCGACTGGGGCCGGCGCATCGGTGTCAGTGCGGCGGCGGTGGTGACATGGCAACTCGAACACCGCCCACATCCGGAGCAGGGCTACCGCGCCTGCCTGGGGTTGCAGCGCCTGGCACGCGAGTACACGCCGGCACGGCTGGAGGCTGCCTGTGCCCGAGCGCTGGCGATCCGCGCGCCGACCTACCGCAGCGTCGCCTCGATTCTGAAGAACGGCCTGGACCGTCAGCCCGCCCTGTTCGCGACGACATCCACGCCGCTGCCCACGCACGAGAACGTGCGCGGCCCGGACTACTACCACTGAACCACTGAAGGAGATGACGATGCTGAATGAACACACCCTGGACCAACTGCGCAGCCTGCGCCTGGACGGCATGGTGCGCGCAATCGAGGAGCAAACTACGAGCACCGCGGCGGCCGCACTGGGCTTCGACGAGCGCCTGACCATGCTCGTGCAGCGCGAGATCGCATGGCGCGACAACAAGCGGGTGGCGCGTCTGATGAAGGCCGCCCGGTTGAAGGTCAGCACGGCCTGCGTGGAGGACATCAATTGGCGCGCGAGTCGTTCGCTGGACCGCGCCCAGGTGGCCGCGCTGGCCGGCGGCGACTGGCTGCGAAACGCGCAGAACTTGTTGATCACCGGCGCGACGGGGTGCGGCAAGACCTGGTTGGCATGCGCGCTGGCGCACCAGGCGGCAAGGTCGGGCTTCTCGGTCCTGTACACCCGCGCTGCGCGCCTGTTCGATGAGCTGCAGGTCGCCCACGGCGACGGCAGCTTCACCCGGCGCCTGGCGCAGCTGGCCAAGCTCGATCTGATCGTGATCGACGACTTCGCGATCTCCCCGGTCGGCGCGCCCGAGCGAAACGATCTGCTGGAGGTGCTGGACGATCGCGTGGGCACGCGATCGACGCTGATCACCAGCCAGTTGCCGGTACGAGCCTGGCACACCTACCTGGACGACCCAACCCTCGCTGATGCGATCCTGGACCGTGTCGTGCACAGCAGTCACAAGATCGAGCTCAAAGGCAAATCGCTGCGCGATGAGGAACTGATGCAATGAACGCGGCGCCTGCCTCACAAGCCCGAGGGCTTGAAAACGACTTATCCACCGCGTCGGCCGGTACGTCGCAAGCGCCGTCCGCCGCCGTGGATAAGTCTGCGCCGCGACCCTCACCAAACACCTGGAAACTCGCTTCGCGTCAGTGCGCTTCAAACTGATCGTGGACGATTGAGATACATTGAACCCCTCGCTTGCGTGCATCCCCTGCGCGTCC
This sequence is a window from Alloalcanivorax dieselolei B5. Protein-coding genes within it:
- a CDS encoding aldo/keto reductase, with protein sequence MTNGNLKIPTVALGTWAWGDSGEVGTGYFGSSLTQVGLEEIADRAHTAGFSLWDTAVVYGAGRSENVLGEILKRLARSDYQLSTKFTPQAAGIGAYPVAEMLEQSLARLGTDYIDLYWIHNPADVPRWTPHLIPLLKSGKVKHVGVSNHNLSEIELANRILGEAGFRVEAVQNHYSLLYRSAERAGILNYCRKQDIPFFAYMVLEQGALSGGYGPENPLPAGSNRAETYNGMLPQLKALTDKLALIGQMQGAAAPDVATAWAIAKGATPIVGVTKPHHVDGLVRAGRITLSPDEIAELEGLADAAEVDTRGWWEQRM
- a CDS encoding ISL3 family transposase, with translation MLDRKTIEKLGGWEGYRLERVAWPEGDSRTVTIFLQPSTRTMYCEHCGSRCRQVHETTIRRVRDLPLMALRVALVVPRRRVWCDHCGGPRLEKLSWLGRYQRVTNRLAEAVSQLLLSSNILAVARFFQLGWHTVKSLDKALLREAVQEPDWSQIHYLAMDEFALHKGHRYATVVVDPISRQVLWLGNGRSRDTARAFFEQLPEGVAAQIRAEAIDMTTAYELEIKANCPNAEIVYDLFHVVAKYGREVIDRVRVDQANKLRQDKPARRVIKSSRWLLLRNRENLDRRQTVQLNELLDANQPLLMAYLMRDELKRLWFYRRPGWTRQAWDHWLEQAQRSGIAALALFAQRLSVYLHGILSRCRHPLNTSIVEGINNTIKVIKRRAYGYGDQEYFFLKIRAAFSGIPR
- a CDS encoding AraC family transcriptional regulator, coding for MEIAKIIARNVSKDGFNATLIERVTLVRSSTVTMPMPNVYRPQLCLVAQGHKEVTLGDHTFKYAPGRYGVVTYDLPVVGHVVKATPNEPYLCLYLDFDPVMLGDLAARVQPMPGAPSQPIGKTVSDASAALLDAALRLLRLLDAPAALPVLGPLAEQEILYHLLAGTEGARMRHIVSSQGPVAQVGRAIAWIGKHFREPFSIKRLAMEVGMSPSSLHEHFRAVTAMTPLQFQKQLRLQDARSLMLVHDLDVTTAAFRVGYESPTQFNREYRRHFGEPPARDIARLRALPDLKSY
- the istA gene encoding IS21 family transposase produces the protein MPTNRITMRRIRETLRLHLQADLSYNEIGRALKISKSVAGKYVSLARAAGIDWVVAQTLTDEELESRLYRPALPRSSHQLSPDFALVHQELKRAGVTLQLLWEEYARSLVGAGQQAYKYTSFCVKYRAWALGLKRSMRQTHIAGEKLFVDYAGQTVALIDAATGEIAAAQIFVATLGASNYTYACATARQTTADWIGAQVRALEFFGGVPRLIVPDQARALIKSPDRYDPEPNRLYDEFATHYGCALLAARPAHPRDKPKVENAVLVVERWILARLRNRRFFSLDELNRAIAALLVDLNQRPFKKLPGCRRSAFETLDAPALRPLPAQRFEACLWKSAKVNIDYHVEFDGHYYSVPHALVRTTVELRVSASLVECFAANQRVACHALSHRKGAHTTIAEHMPASHRAHLEWTPQKLIDWGRRIGVSAAAVVTWQLEHRPHPEQGYRACLGLQRLAREYTPARLEAACARALAIRAPTYRSVASILKNGLDRQPALFATTSTPLPTHENVRGPDYYH
- a CDS encoding FMN-dependent NADH-azoreductase — protein: MTKLLVVETSPRGDSSISRNMTRHFVAHWQAAHPDSEIVERDLAKTDLAFITAPWLQAYFTPPGEQSAEMKEALHLSDELVAELLAADEIVISTPVHNYNIPASLKAWVDYIVRKGMTLGFDGKGMVSGKKATVLLASGGVYTEGSPIRDRDIARHYLNLILSVIGITDVTIIAGGGAKVVDLGEESMNSFIGKLDSSLKQAAA
- a CDS encoding DUF3363 domain-containing protein, coding for MELTDVQRLIAAEAVGIDDAIRCHFQLDCWHQCGPRIVIARNLLVTLHEREMAQAAQDIADETDLEHRSVVDGQRVTGLYRRSAMLASGCYAMLDDGMEFMPGAVEAGDRSATTAYCHGA
- a CDS encoding integrase core domain-containing protein; its protein translation is MESVEARFGDRLLPKPIEWLTDNGSPYVARQTQRFAREIGRVPLSTPISSPQSNGMAESFVKTFKRDYVRRMDRSNAASAIAQLPSAFKHYNEVHAHAALKIKSPRMFRRSAQGLHVNSN
- a CDS encoding MFS transporter; its protein translation is MLSHASPRFDVARIQCAVIICFFLVGLSLGALPLFITKDLAADDTIVGLVIGSQFLASLLSRIFVGRLLQAGLRRCVLASLVGLMSYGLLLGISPYNSELAVPTLIFARVVQGVAVGTLATAAIMWAIDKLGESSTARVLSMTGISIYGAVACGAPAGILIFQYLGLPAVAGLIIALPIIPVVTLLRVSDIAPKTEQKTIGTRVFGKVLLPGSVLFLHGVGFVSIEAFVSLYFSQSGWPLVTWALSLFGVSFVLIRVSLGHLLQGSGLVRLAAASLSFQALGLTLLAVAPNQYWALLSTAIIGGSCSLTFPALGAIATGCCSTHERGTAMGYYSGFQDASYALTGPAIGLAINARGYGTGFFAAGICALLGLVLLSRVKR
- a CDS encoding DODA-type extradiol aromatic ring-opening family dioxygenase — encoded protein: MQPTFFLNHGGGPCFFLEPGPVRADWNELEAYLMNFASTLSERPSSILVVSGHWEEVRPTVNVGAAPSLLFDYDGFPDYTYQLTWPARGAPELATRVRELLGAAGVASAVNDRRGWDHGVFVPLKVMFPTADIPVLQLSMQRGLDPSAHLAIGRALKPLRDEGVLIVGSGQAYHNMRGFSGYGRSDPGAEAFDAWLRTAMLDGATRDRALMHWEQAPGARDAQPHEDHLLPLMVAAGAASGKPGHIDFHGQAIGKPISGFRFG
- the istB gene encoding IS21-like element helper ATPase IstB, with amino-acid sequence MLNEHTLDQLRSLRLDGMVRAIEEQTTSTAAAALGFDERLTMLVQREIAWRDNKRVARLMKAARLKVSTACVEDINWRASRSLDRAQVAALAGGDWLRNAQNLLITGATGCGKTWLACALAHQAARSGFSVLYTRAARLFDELQVAHGDGSFTRRLAQLAKLDLIVIDDFAISPVGAPERNDLLEVLDDRVGTRSTLITSQLPVRAWHTYLDDPTLADAILDRVVHSSHKIELKGKSLRDEELMQ
- a CDS encoding LysR family transcriptional regulator, with the protein product MALGTLSLDHLRVLVTIADMGSFSAAARKLRRVQSAVSQAVATLEEMQGVRLFDRSGHRPQLTDIGQVLVQQARLVLASAARFEAVAASNRAGLEAELALAIDPLVPTAPLIDSLHALRSSYPDLPVSFRTEGLGGALRRLRNDSAALAICLLLPAVPEDVVAYPLLRIEMIPVVAPEHPLASLGRPATRSDLESHTQLVLSDPVDPGGASYGLSSAKLWRFVDLGRRSDFLLAGLGWCRMPGHLVSDPIAAGHLARIEIENDPTPRDGVTIYAAHRRDHAPGVAGRWLLDELKRRLCP